In Spinacia oleracea cultivar Varoflay chromosome 5, BTI_SOV_V1, whole genome shotgun sequence, a single window of DNA contains:
- the LOC110789605 gene encoding uncharacterized protein, whose protein sequence is MTTGEMTIAEMKAAYEKAQAELAQERASNETLQKELESVKSNKHQSRYKGGKPKKLTFEMPDDFEDVTDDEEETREEEDKEAPDPVTQRLNKMDARMTKHYSRLMKLMTRFPGAPTPVETEPTDGYAASPFCEAIARVTVPHTLRLPTWTTLYDGTSDPYRHVNFYKQRMWQIGIPHDLVEPVMCKSFGGTLDGAALEWLTNVPPRSISCLSDLINAFYQQFASSRQLEKQTSDLYRTAIEAFKRGLIPNSELYREITKYPCATFEEVRSRATAQMRIEDDEVIRTASQRSTGGSSDRRSYTPRNNNWRHQPYVRQNQVQSVNQYYDTNNVYRNERVEHPNISDYGFNVDIGGVVNALQNVGGTVRWPRKNDRPDSMKDMSKWCDFHRDNGHTTEECISLRKEVAYLLKRGHLKELLSDKGKETFSKEQTTLPGPATSSERPDPPPFNKVVNVISGGLDICGLTSSAAKKINRGESETVEEGQTEDEVALHRSLTAMAITFDDSDSVDTQREHHDGLVISLPVGNALIKRILVDNGSSANVLFLKALQEMGLEEKNIVRRSTVLVGFSGEALRTVGEISLPTYAEGVNMMTKFNVVDCPSAYNVILGRPWIHKMKAVPSTYHQSIKFPTKWGVMEIKGQQRDAKKCYETALKPSKSPI, encoded by the exons ATGACTACTGGAGAGATGACGATCGCAGAGATGAAGGCGGCTTACGAGAAAGCCCAAGCCGAACTAGCCCAAGAGAGGGCATCCAATGAAACCCTCCAGAAAGAGCTCGAATCTGTAAAGAGCAACAAGCACCAGTCCCGCTACAAAGGTGGGAAGCCAAAAAAGCTAACGTTCGAGATGCCCGATGACTTCGAAGACGTGACCGACGATGAGGAGGAAACCCGTGAGGAAGAAGACAAAGAAGCTCCCGATCCGGTGACCCAACGCCTGAACAAGATGGATGCACGCATGACAAAGCACTATTCCCGCCTGATGAAGTTGATGACCAGGTTCCCCGGGGCACCTACACCAGTAGAGACCGAGCCGACCGACGGATATGCCGCGTCGCCGTTCTGCGAAGCGATCGCTAGAGTGACAGTTCCGCACACACTCCGGCTCCCAACCTGGACCACCCTGTACGACGGGACATCCGACCCCTATAGGCACGTCAACTTCTACAAGCAGCGCATGTGGCAGATCGGGATTCCGCACGACCTAGTGGAACCTGTTATGTGCAAATCATTCGGCGGCACCCTTGACGGAGCAGCTTTGGAATGGCTCACGAACGTCCCTCCCAGATCCATCTCCTGTCTGTCCGACCTCATCAACGCCTTCTATCAACAATTCGCCAGCAGTCGCCAGTTAGAAAAACAAACCAGTGATCTCTATCG GACTGCTATTGAGGCGTTCAAGAGAGGCCTCATCCCCAATTCGGAGCTATACCGGGAaataaccaaatacccctgtgCAACTTTCGAAGAGGTGCGATCAAGGGCCACCGCCCAGATGCGAATCGAAGACGACGAGGTTATCCGAACAGCATCTCAACGGTCGACGGGGGGCAGCAGCGACAGAAGATCGTACACCCCAAGGAACAACAATTGGCGACACCAACCGTATGTTCGGCAAAACCAGGTACAAAGTGTCAATCAGTATTATGATACTAACAATGTTTACAGGAACGAGCGGGTCGAACACCCCAACATCTCCGACTACGGCTTCAACGTCGACATTGGAGGTGTGGTGAACGCCCTTCAAAATGTAGGTGGAACAGTCAGATGGCCCCGGAAGAACGACAGACCGGACTCCATGAAGGACATGAGCAAATGGTGCGACTTCCACCGCGACAACGGACACACAACCGAGGAGTGCATCTCCCTCCGAAAGGAAGTCGCATACCTCCTGAAACGGGGGCATCTAAAGGAACTGTTGAGCGACAAGGGAAAAGAAACATTTTCCAAAGAGCAAACCACCCTGCCCGGCCCAGCGACAAGCAGCGAGCGACCAGACCCACCACCGTTCAATAAAGTGGTAAATGTTATTTCCGGTGGTTTAGATATTTGTGGACTAACCtcttctgcagctaaaaaaATTAACAGGGGAGAATCTGAGACCGTAGAAGAGGGACAAACCGAAGACGAGGTCGCACTACACAGGTCCCTGACCGCAATGGCTATTACTTTCGACGATTCAGATTCTGTAGATACACAGCGGGAGCACCACGACGGGTTGGTAATATCGCTCCCAGTAGGGAACGCATTGATCAAAAGGATACTGGTCGACAACGGAAGCTCAGCCAACGTATTGTTCTTGAaagcactacaagaaatgggATTAGAAGAGAAAAACATAGTAAGGAGATCAACAGTCCTGGTAGGGTTCAGTGGAGAAGCACTACGGACGGTAGGAGAGATATCGCTGCCTACATACGCAGAAGGCGTCAACATGATGACCAAGTTCAACGTCGTCGATTGTCCATCAGCGTACAACGTCATCCTAGGACgaccatggatccacaaaatgaagGCAGTGCCATCAACATATCAccaatcaatcaaatttccaacCAAGTGGGGggtcatggaaatcaaagggCAGCAAAGGGATGCGAAGAAATGTTACGAGACAGCACTGAAACCATCCAAGTCACccatctag